A single region of the Xiphias gladius isolate SHS-SW01 ecotype Sanya breed wild chromosome 17, ASM1685928v1, whole genome shotgun sequence genome encodes:
- the c17h17orf97 gene encoding protein LIAT1, which produces MPEKKRWEPLRPSRASDDKKTKKKKKRSKATASVTPPENTQKPQAVSLPPETTPMSLLPLQSPSQPRGQRPKLGATSKKEGERFAGSGRRSKKNPKDPPAPLTGTNKTGSSGATAQGYVSELSTQARESLRWEGVLEDPLAEEKRLELYRANRRLRYITHRESLLKETQDALRQTFPKESTERRRL; this is translated from the exons ATGCCAGAAAAGAAACGCTGGGAGCCGCTCCGGCCATCCAGGGCCTCCGACGATAAAAAGacgaaaaagaagaagaagagaagcaaaGCCACCGCCTCCGTCACCCCTCCAGAAAATACAC AGAAACCTCAGGCTGTATCTTTGCCCCCTGAGACCACGCCAATGTCCCTGCTGCCCCTTCAGAGTCCCAGTCAGCCCCGAGGCCAGCGGCCCAAGCTCGGGGCTACCAGTAAGAAGGAAGGAGAACGGTTCGCTGGCAGTGGCCGgaggagcaaaaaaaacccaaaggaTCCGCCAGCCCCGCTGacaggaacaaacaaaacaggcagCAGTGGAGCTACAGCACAGGGGTATGTGTCAGAGCTCAGCACCCAGGCCAGGGAGAGCCTGAGGTGGGAGGGAGTGCTGGAGGACCCCCTGGCTGAGGAGAAGAGGCTGGAGCTATACAGGGCCAACAGGCGGCTGCGTtacatcacacacagagagtctcTGTTAAAAGAAACCCAGGATGCCTTGAGACAGACTTTTCCTaaagagagcacagagagaagaaggCTTTGA